The Paenarthrobacter aurescens region GTCCTCATTCTGCCCTGCCGGACCGGCAAAAAGGCTAGGGGTCTGCCCTGAATCTTCCCTGACTTCCAGCTTTACGCACCAGAGCGGGATTACACGCAACGGGCCACGGCTTAGCCAGCCAGGACGCCGTCCAGCTTGTCGAACGAGGTACCCCACCCGTCGCGGGTCATCTCTACCCACTCCTCGGACGCAAACGGCCCCTGCGTGAGAGTCATCCGGGTGCGTCCGTTGAGGTCTTCAAATTCGAGGTGCATTTCCTCGAACTCGTGGTCAGCGTCCGGGGCAGCTTTGGCTTGGGCCACCAAAAGAGCAGGGCTGTCCAGTTCCTTGATGGTGGCTTCAATGGGAGCCGACTGTTCGCCGTTCTCATCCGACCACACCATAACTACTTGCCACACGCCGCCAACGCGGGGTTCAACAATGATCTGATCCCGGGGAGCTTCAACCTCCACGGGCCCGAACCACTGGGTGAGTTTGTCCGGCTCCATCCATGCCTCAAAAACCTTCTCGCGGGGAGCATCGAATTCGCGGCTCATGGTCAGGGTGTGCTGTTCGGTGCTCATTGCTATTACTCCCGGGGTGTCGGTAATGCTCGATGTCCAAGTAGTGATGCGTTGATGATAAATGACGTCAGGCTTTAGCGGCCTCGACGAACGCGCGGATCTTGGCCAGGTCCTTCACACCGCGGGATGCCTCCACACCGGAAGACACGTCCACTCCCCAAGCCCCGGCTGCTGCTGCGGCGAAAGCTACGTTCCCGGTTTCGAGACCGCCGGCCAGGAGCCATTGCCGGCCGTCGAGGTCCTTTGCGCGCACTGAGGCGTAGTCCCAGGACTCCCCTGAACCGGGAACAGCAGCATCGATCAGGAACATGTCTTCGCCCAGATCAGCGAACTCGTCCTGCGAGGCACCCATGGTGACGGCCCGGATGAGCCGCATCCCGGCGTCGTGCACTGTTGTGACGTCCTCAGCCGTCCGGTGACCGTGCAATTGCACCCATTCCAGGCCCGCGGCACGTGCCGTAGCCACGGCGTCGGCTGCGTCCTCGTGCCGGAAAACACCCACAGCGTGAACACCCTCGGGCACCAGCGGCAGCAGGATGCGCACCTGATCGGGGCTGACTTCGCGGGGGCTGGCAGTGAGTACAAAGCCAACCGCGTCCGCGCCGGCGTCCGTCGCTTCACGCACGGATTCGGGCGTGCTCAAGCCACATACTTTGACGAACATTCCCGCGCCTCCAGCTGAACTCGCAACGTTTTCCACATATGACGTTAGCAAGCCGCCAAGCCAACGCAGAAGCCGTGTCCACCACTAGGCTGGTCGAATGGAGATTATCCGCTTTGCCGAGATCCGTCCCGAACCGTGGCGCAACGGAGGCGGGGTGACGCGCGAACTCGCCAGCCACCCGAAGGCCGCCTCAGCACAGGATGGTGCCTGGGATTGGAGAGTCAGCATTGCGGACGTTTCCAAAGCCGGGGAGTTTTCCGCGTTTCCGGGCATGGAGCGTGTCATCACCATCATCGAGGGCGAGCTGCTCCTCCTCACCGTTGACGGTGCCGAGCACCCGCTGGAGAAGTACCGTCCGTTCCGTTTCTCCGGTGAAGCTGCTTCGTCGGCAACCCTGCCCACCGGCGACATCCGGGATCTGAACGTCATCGCGCGCACCGGTGCTTTCAAGGGCTACACCTCCATTGTGGAGATCTCCAAGAAACGCGCGCACCCGGTCTTCGAAGGCCAGTTGGCCGTGCTGCTTGAGGGTAAGGCCACGGTGGCGCCCGGGGCCGCTGTTGACGGGCAGGCTTCCGTGGAAGAAGAGTCCGACGGCGGCAACCCGGCACCCAGCGTCGGCGAGCCTGTGGAGCTGTCCCGTTACGACGCCGTGGTTGGCTCGGATACCCGCAGTCCGGAGATCTCAGGCCGGGGCTTCATAGCCGTGATCTCCATAGATCATGTGGAACCGCAGCACGCCTGAGCTGGTGACGTTAACCACCAGAAGTGGCCACCCCGAGCAGGAGTTGCTAGCCTGAAATGAAGGTTCCGCTCTGGAACCTCCGGACGACGGTTCAGTACCCGGCACGCGACAAGACTGGCCAAAGGAAATGTCATGTCGTGGTTAATTCTCATTTTCTCCGGAGCACTTGAAGCTGTGTGGGCTGCAGCTCTCCACCGCTCCAAGGGTTTCCGCAAACCAGTACCCACCATTGTGTTCCTGGTATCGGTCATCGCCAGCATGGCTGGACTGGCCATTGCGATGCAATCCATTCCCACCGGCACGGCTTACGCCGTGTGGGTTGGCGTAGGCGTGGTTCTCACAGCCACCTACGCCATGGTTACCAAAGTTGAACCCGCGACGACGGCCAGGCTGCTCCTTCTGGCGGGCATTGGCGCGTGCGTAGTTGGCCTGAAGGTGGTGGCATAGCCATGAGTGAGAATACTTCCAACAGCCGGAAGGCCGGCAACGGAATCTTCTGGATCA contains the following coding sequences:
- a CDS encoding multidrug efflux SMR transporter gives rise to the protein MSWLILIFSGALEAVWAAALHRSKGFRKPVPTIVFLVSVIASMAGLAIAMQSIPTGTAYAVWVGVGVVLTATYAMVTKVEPATTARLLLLAGIGACVVGLKVVA
- a CDS encoding SRPBCC domain-containing protein, which gives rise to MSTEQHTLTMSREFDAPREKVFEAWMEPDKLTQWFGPVEVEAPRDQIIVEPRVGGVWQVVMVWSDENGEQSAPIEATIKELDSPALLVAQAKAAPDADHEFEEMHLEFEDLNGRTRMTLTQGPFASEEWVEMTRDGWGTSFDKLDGVLAG
- a CDS encoding phosphoribosylanthranilate isomerase, translated to MFVKVCGLSTPESVREATDAGADAVGFVLTASPREVSPDQVRILLPLVPEGVHAVGVFRHEDAADAVATARAAGLEWVQLHGHRTAEDVTTVHDAGMRLIRAVTMGASQDEFADLGEDMFLIDAAVPGSGESWDYASVRAKDLDGRQWLLAGGLETGNVAFAAAAAGAWGVDVSSGVEASRGVKDLAKIRAFVEAAKA
- a CDS encoding HutD family protein; translation: MEIIRFAEIRPEPWRNGGGVTRELASHPKAASAQDGAWDWRVSIADVSKAGEFSAFPGMERVITIIEGELLLLTVDGAEHPLEKYRPFRFSGEAASSATLPTGDIRDLNVIARTGAFKGYTSIVEISKKRAHPVFEGQLAVLLEGKATVAPGAAVDGQASVEEESDGGNPAPSVGEPVELSRYDAVVGSDTRSPEISGRGFIAVISIDHVEPQHA